Proteins encoded in a region of the Stieleria neptunia genome:
- a CDS encoding Ig-like domain-containing protein, translated as MSLNSQKSSAITPRIHRGERLKLESLEARQLLAADVSIVSTESMGPIDAGAEVATVASATSESTLTTVSDAEGESAPDLVQFAKDLAAVGRDANGNPISGQGQVTFYGAGWCPACTEQKELFQDGKKYLPFVEVTNPDRSISQLGIDNNITAYPTWVFPDGTRETGVLTLQQLSDRSGVPIPQGENPSFVEIGDQTALIGSPLHVPVDAYDPDGGPLTVTVSVADSNLLEASVVSGNRSIRIDMATYGDMVFQLFEQRAPTAAGRVIELAELGFYDDIIFHRVIDDFVIQAGDPTGTGTSGSTLGNFDDDFHPELQHNRSGVLSFAKSSDDTNNSQFFVTEVPTRFLDYNHSVFGQLIEGEDVRDAISEHAVNGSDRPTTDIAINTIEVFTDTENSLIMLKPTGSGVGSTNVTVTVTDGDGNTHSETFQVDVNNDTQNSQPYLNAVTVPDEFARDTPATLQMSSTDIEGDAVSYSATVVSGGSNATAAIDQNGLLTVTPASGFTGTVDVQVTVQPGPGVTGNSSSDSDNQVLTFNFEGEQVLAAPTSIDLSASSDTGSSDSDNITNSGSLAFVVDGVTSGATVQLINLQTSAVLGEAVASGTSVTVTTNNIAALGEGTYNVTARQVFNGQTSEQTSPVSVTYDTTVPTSVISSANTRANVGRLYETDLINSEEGSITYALTQFPVGATINAGSGVIQWTPETGDVGDTQFSLAITDLAGNTRNENFTVTVAEAPKAEVKLVLKDTDGNVINNVNVGDEFILELVGVDARNSFDRDGVFAIYTDILFDSSVIRVKGGTTIEYVGNFTLSPKGTISTGLIDELGAASTAAVATGEAESVIARVQMEAIASGSVNIRSEEADETSSEVLVYGEDDQVPAESVFFGNVNLTVGLEFTVLDDAITVAEDSGATPIDVLANDTTTGTTALSIVSVTQPASGGTVSVDSGQVSFTPTTNFNGTTTFTYRVADGSGAQDTATVTVTVTPVNDPPTGLDDAFDVVEGTTGNRLDVLANDSLDPDTDGTLTVTSVTSNTAGATVQVSSDGLAVDYTPPTGFTGTDTFTYVVSDGEATDTLTVTVTVTSSDPPPTARDNAFTVNEDAAETSFDILANDDRDVDDQPFVIENVGTPSQGGTARFSSDGSTFFYAPAADFFGTETVTYTIRDSGGGVATATVTFTVTDVEDPPPVLDDTIQISLGDGPSVVLRLEDLPENVDGSGETLQFTLTTAQETTAQNGTASVNTAGTELTYTPPSSTFTGTDTLTYTVSDGSGTDSVGTLTIEVLDLTQRTITVKFSGSQGRRLVSAVRLIGTDALGNAISESPGLQGDNLYFANLLPGEYVVEIPAIPFYSGGDQPQQYTINSTADDGDVVIEAQMGRIKPEYISLQDWLGSTPQQSALVVVQPGQQALLSEPTSLASESISNANFTLNDLGTELIIAGEDEDASSSSTDPDTLNAAILTSNRNIVQPRGEIGDLRLYRVNVDSNAVNYSRTPAADNSDTTAEAEFVAGSGEGEQVAESEPATGIFSTAGSGEGESVAQATSVNEVAAPLLSADLLAPTTSDDSDREDELDAAAMEVAPAGASPILASDAAAETAAEAEETAPQTEGEASEDESAAEPESTTESGLDASSLS; from the coding sequence TTGAGCCTGAATTCCCAAAAGTCCTCCGCGATCACCCCCCGGATCCATCGTGGGGAGCGGCTGAAACTGGAAAGTCTGGAGGCTCGCCAATTGCTCGCCGCTGACGTTTCGATCGTGTCCACCGAATCGATGGGCCCGATCGACGCGGGGGCCGAAGTCGCGACCGTTGCGTCCGCGACCTCCGAATCGACGCTGACAACGGTGAGCGACGCCGAGGGCGAATCGGCGCCGGATCTGGTCCAGTTTGCCAAAGACCTGGCGGCGGTCGGTCGAGATGCAAACGGCAATCCGATCTCCGGACAAGGCCAGGTGACGTTCTATGGCGCCGGCTGGTGCCCGGCATGTACCGAACAAAAGGAACTGTTCCAAGACGGGAAGAAATACCTGCCCTTTGTGGAGGTGACCAACCCCGATCGATCGATCAGCCAGCTCGGCATCGACAACAACATCACGGCCTATCCGACGTGGGTGTTTCCCGATGGGACGCGCGAGACGGGCGTACTGACGCTGCAACAACTGAGCGATCGCTCCGGCGTGCCGATTCCCCAAGGCGAGAATCCGAGCTTCGTCGAGATCGGTGACCAGACCGCCTTGATCGGTTCGCCGCTGCACGTGCCCGTGGACGCCTACGACCCCGACGGCGGACCGTTGACCGTGACCGTTTCGGTCGCCGATTCCAATCTGCTCGAAGCCAGCGTGGTCAGCGGCAACCGCTCGATCCGGATCGACATGGCGACTTACGGCGACATGGTGTTCCAGTTGTTCGAACAACGCGCCCCGACCGCCGCGGGACGTGTCATCGAGTTAGCCGAACTCGGTTTCTATGACGACATCATCTTTCACCGCGTGATCGATGATTTCGTGATCCAAGCCGGCGACCCGACGGGAACCGGAACCAGCGGTTCGACGCTGGGCAATTTCGACGATGACTTTCATCCCGAACTGCAACACAACCGTTCGGGCGTGCTGTCCTTTGCCAAATCCAGCGACGACACCAACAACTCCCAATTCTTCGTCACCGAAGTGCCCACGCGGTTTTTGGATTACAACCACAGCGTGTTCGGCCAATTGATCGAAGGCGAGGATGTCCGTGACGCGATCAGTGAACATGCCGTCAACGGATCCGACCGGCCGACGACGGACATCGCGATCAATACGATCGAGGTGTTCACCGACACGGAAAATTCGTTGATCATGTTGAAGCCGACCGGCAGTGGCGTCGGATCGACCAACGTGACCGTGACCGTGACCGACGGTGACGGCAATACGCACAGTGAAACGTTCCAGGTCGACGTCAACAACGACACACAGAACAGCCAGCCTTATTTGAATGCGGTGACGGTGCCCGACGAATTCGCGCGTGACACGCCGGCGACGTTGCAGATGTCCAGCACCGACATCGAAGGCGACGCGGTCAGCTATTCGGCGACCGTCGTTTCGGGCGGATCGAACGCGACCGCTGCGATCGATCAGAACGGATTGCTGACGGTCACACCGGCATCCGGCTTCACCGGAACGGTCGACGTGCAAGTCACCGTCCAACCCGGCCCCGGAGTCACCGGCAACAGTTCCAGTGACAGCGACAACCAAGTCCTGACGTTTAACTTCGAAGGCGAACAGGTGCTCGCCGCCCCCACGTCAATTGACTTGAGTGCCAGCAGCGACACCGGCAGCAGCGACAGCGACAACATCACCAATTCGGGCTCGCTGGCGTTTGTGGTCGATGGCGTCACCAGCGGCGCGACGGTCCAATTGATCAATCTGCAAACGTCCGCGGTCTTGGGCGAAGCCGTCGCCAGCGGGACGAGTGTCACCGTCACGACCAATAACATCGCGGCCCTCGGCGAGGGCACCTACAACGTGACCGCTCGCCAAGTCTTCAACGGCCAGACCAGCGAACAAACCTCTCCGGTCAGCGTCACCTACGACACCACCGTGCCGACCTCGGTGATCAGCAGCGCCAACACCCGCGCCAACGTCGGACGACTGTACGAGACCGATTTGATCAACAGCGAAGAAGGATCGATCACGTACGCGTTGACGCAGTTTCCCGTCGGCGCGACGATCAACGCCGGATCCGGTGTGATCCAGTGGACGCCCGAGACCGGCGATGTCGGTGACACGCAGTTCTCGCTGGCCATCACCGACTTGGCCGGCAACACGCGTAACGAAAACTTTACCGTCACGGTCGCCGAGGCACCCAAAGCCGAAGTCAAATTGGTGCTCAAGGACACCGACGGAAACGTGATCAACAACGTCAACGTCGGCGACGAATTCATCTTGGAACTGGTCGGGGTCGACGCCCGCAACAGCTTTGACCGCGACGGGGTGTTTGCGATTTACACGGACATCCTGTTCGACTCCTCGGTGATTCGCGTCAAAGGCGGGACGACGATCGAATACGTCGGCAACTTCACGCTGTCACCCAAGGGAACGATTTCGACCGGACTGATTGACGAACTCGGTGCCGCATCGACCGCCGCGGTCGCGACCGGTGAAGCCGAATCCGTGATCGCCCGCGTGCAGATGGAAGCCATCGCCTCGGGAAGCGTCAACATCCGCAGCGAGGAAGCCGACGAGACCAGTAGCGAGGTCTTGGTGTACGGCGAAGATGACCAAGTCCCGGCCGAATCGGTGTTCTTTGGCAACGTCAACTTGACCGTCGGTCTGGAGTTCACGGTGCTCGATGACGCGATCACCGTCGCCGAAGATTCCGGGGCGACGCCGATCGATGTGCTGGCCAACGACACCACCACCGGCACCACAGCGTTGTCGATCGTCTCGGTCACCCAACCGGCCAGCGGGGGCACGGTCAGTGTGGATTCGGGACAAGTCTCGTTCACCCCGACGACAAACTTCAACGGCACGACGACGTTCACCTATCGGGTCGCCGACGGCAGCGGCGCGCAAGACACCGCCACGGTGACCGTCACCGTCACGCCGGTCAACGATCCGCCGACCGGGCTGGACGACGCGTTTGATGTCGTGGAGGGAACCACCGGCAATCGACTGGACGTGTTGGCCAATGACTCCCTCGACCCCGACACCGATGGCACGCTGACCGTCACGTCGGTGACCAGCAACACCGCCGGGGCAACGGTTCAAGTTTCCTCTGACGGACTGGCCGTCGATTACACGCCGCCGACCGGGTTCACGGGAACCGACACCTTCACCTATGTCGTCAGCGACGGCGAAGCCACCGATACGCTGACGGTAACCGTCACGGTGACCTCGTCCGACCCACCACCGACCGCCCGCGACAACGCCTTTACGGTCAACGAAGACGCCGCCGAAACCTCCTTTGACATCCTGGCCAATGACGACCGCGACGTCGATGACCAGCCGTTTGTCATCGAGAACGTCGGAACGCCCAGCCAAGGCGGAACGGCGCGATTCAGCAGCGACGGTTCCACGTTCTTCTACGCCCCGGCGGCCGACTTCTTCGGCACCGAAACGGTGACCTACACCATCCGTGATAGCGGCGGCGGCGTTGCGACCGCGACGGTCACCTTTACCGTCACCGATGTCGAGGATCCGCCACCGGTGCTCGACGACACGATTCAAATCAGCCTGGGCGACGGCCCCTCGGTCGTGCTCCGCTTGGAGGATCTGCCGGAAAACGTCGATGGCAGCGGCGAAACGCTGCAGTTCACCCTGACAACGGCACAAGAAACGACCGCTCAAAATGGAACCGCGTCGGTCAACACCGCCGGTACCGAGTTGACGTACACGCCGCCCAGCAGCACGTTCACCGGGACCGACACGCTGACCTACACCGTCTCCGATGGTTCGGGCACCGACAGCGTGGGGACGTTGACCATCGAAGTGCTGGACCTGACTCAACGAACGATCACGGTCAAGTTCAGCGGCAGCCAAGGCCGCCGACTCGTTTCGGCGGTTCGCTTGATCGGGACCGATGCGTTGGGCAATGCCATCAGCGAGTCTCCGGGACTGCAGGGTGACAACCTATACTTCGCAAACTTGTTGCCCGGTGAATACGTCGTCGAGATCCCGGCGATTCCGTTCTACAGCGGTGGTGACCAGCCCCAACAGTACACGATCAACAGCACCGCGGACGACGGCGACGTGGTGATCGAAGCACAGATGGGACGGATCAAACCGGAATACATCTCGCTTCAAGATTGGCTGGGGTCGACGCCGCAGCAATCCGCGTTGGTCGTCGTCCAACCCGGCCAACAGGCGCTGTTGTCCGAGCCCACTTCACTTGCCTCGGAATCGATTTCCAACGCCAACTTCACGCTCAACGACTTGGGAACCGAACTGATCATCGCCGGTGAAGACGAGGATGCGAGTTCCAGCAGCACCGACCCCGACACGTTGAACGCAGCCATCCTGACCAGCAATCGCAACATCGTCCAGCCGCGCGGAGAGATCGGCGACTTGAGACTGTACCGCGTGAACGTGGATAGCAATGCCGTCAATTACAGCCGCACCCCCGCCGCAGACAACAGCGATACGACGGCGGAAGCGGAATTTGTCGCGGGCAGCGGTGAAGGCGAGCAGGTCGCAGAGAGTGAACCGGCGACGGGCATCTTCTCGACGGCCGGTTCCGGCGAAGGGGAATCGGTCGCCCAGGCGACGTCGGTCAACGAGGTCGCCGCACCGCTGTTGTCGGCCGATCTGCTGGCCCCGACCACGTCAGACGATTCCGATCGCGAGGACGAACTTGACGCGGCGGCCATGGAAGTCGCCCCTGCCGGCGCCAGTCCAATCCTGGCCTCGGACGCCGCTGCGGAGACCGCTGCGGAGGCAGAGGAAACGGCCCCGCAAACCGAAGGCGAGGCATCGGAGGACGAGTCGGCTGCGGAGCCGGAATCGACCACCGAATCCGGTCTGGATGCCAGCAGCCTCAGTTGA
- the yidD gene encoding membrane protein insertion efficiency factor YidD: MIWLIRVYQTRISPLFPPRCRFTPTCSQYAVEAIRNRGPIAGVFWTIVRILKCHPWHPGGHDPPPQ, encoded by the coding sequence ATGATCTGGCTGATTCGGGTCTATCAGACTCGGATCAGCCCCCTATTCCCACCCCGCTGCCGGTTCACGCCGACCTGCAGCCAGTATGCGGTCGAAGCGATCCGCAATCGCGGTCCGATCGCCGGTGTCTTCTGGACGATCGTGCGAATTTTGAAGTGTCATCCCTGGCATCCCGGTGGCCACGACCCACCGCCGCAATAA
- a CDS encoding HesB/IscA family protein: MAVKLSERAAQEVQRFRTEHNFGEEMVLRIGVAGGGCSGFNYTLNFDDSYDEKADSKYECHGVELVVDKKSALYLDGTTVDWYESLEKQGFTFENPNAVKTCGCGSSFQA; the protein is encoded by the coding sequence ATGGCAGTCAAATTGAGTGAAAGAGCGGCCCAAGAGGTCCAACGATTCCGTACCGAACACAATTTTGGCGAAGAAATGGTCCTGCGGATCGGTGTCGCCGGTGGCGGGTGCAGCGGATTCAACTACACGCTGAATTTCGACGACAGCTACGATGAAAAAGCGGACTCGAAGTACGAGTGCCACGGAGTTGAACTGGTCGTCGACAAGAAAAGCGCCCTGTACCTCGACGGAACCACCGTCGATTGGTACGAAAGTCTGGAAAAACAAGGGTTTACCTTCGAAAACCCCAATGCCGTCAAAACCTGCGGCTGCGGAAGCTCGTTCCAGGCCTAG
- a CDS encoding rhomboid family intramembrane serine protease, which translates to MTDPDQARRFADFLFTLSIECNVDIEDAPAADKPTGGAGETAAGGKQCHLWIRDESHVERAKQELDAFLRSPTDEKYRVGDEAERIRKQRQSEEKRKKRLQQKVNPKAPAAGTGPLMGVPTRQQTIPVVIAMVILSVIASFSTGFGNPKTSPVPGELSTEETIFYGLSFVDWRDYVIGKDPLASIKQGEVWRLVTPLFLHGDTYHLAFNMLGIFFLGSAIERLEGSWFMALLLLASGIFGGLVQIWLPPVDALPPMLAGLAGSPFSIGASGAVYGLFGYLWIRPALTPSYPVRMMPSNVAIMLGWLVFCIFFVERIANGAHIGGLVAGVVIAVVVSRMPSDRFA; encoded by the coding sequence TTGACGGATCCCGACCAAGCGAGACGTTTTGCGGACTTTCTGTTCACGCTCTCGATCGAATGCAACGTCGACATCGAAGACGCCCCCGCGGCGGACAAGCCGACCGGCGGTGCGGGGGAGACTGCGGCCGGCGGAAAACAGTGCCATTTGTGGATTCGCGATGAATCCCACGTCGAGCGTGCGAAGCAGGAATTGGACGCCTTTTTGCGGTCGCCGACGGATGAAAAGTACCGTGTCGGTGACGAGGCCGAGCGGATTCGCAAACAGCGGCAAAGCGAAGAAAAGCGGAAAAAACGCTTGCAGCAAAAGGTCAATCCGAAAGCGCCCGCCGCCGGCACCGGCCCCTTGATGGGCGTGCCGACGCGGCAGCAGACGATTCCGGTGGTCATCGCGATGGTGATCCTTTCGGTGATCGCCAGTTTCTCCACCGGATTCGGTAATCCCAAAACGTCTCCAGTTCCCGGCGAACTTTCGACCGAAGAAACCATCTTTTATGGTCTGTCCTTCGTCGATTGGCGCGACTACGTGATCGGAAAAGACCCGTTGGCGTCGATCAAGCAGGGCGAGGTTTGGCGGCTCGTCACGCCGCTGTTCTTGCACGGCGACACGTATCATTTGGCGTTCAACATGTTGGGGATCTTCTTTCTCGGTTCGGCGATCGAGCGGCTCGAGGGGTCGTGGTTCATGGCGTTGCTGTTGTTGGCCAGCGGCATCTTTGGCGGCTTGGTGCAAATCTGGTTGCCACCGGTCGACGCGCTGCCGCCGATGCTGGCGGGGTTGGCCGGGTCGCCGTTTTCGATCGGGGCCTCCGGGGCCGTCTATGGACTGTTCGGTTACCTGTGGATTCGGCCGGCCCTGACGCCGTCCTATCCGGTTCGCATGATGCCGTCCAACGTCGCGATCATGCTCGGCTGGCTGGTGTTTTGCATTTTCTTTGTCGAGCGGATCGCCAACGGGGCGCACATCGGCGGGTTGGTCGCCGGGGTCGTCATCGCCGTGGTCGTCTCGCGGATGCCCTCGGACCGGTTCGCGTAA
- a CDS encoding MATE family efflux transporter: MSEISGGRHDLSQPPETAPALPVPTNLAEAAAEVLRVAIPLMVSAGMMSIVLFVDRTLLMFYDGMSMSASMAGGNLFWVVVCVPIGAAAMTGAVIGQLIGNGEPDKVGRLLWQSIWLALMTVPFFIAAFLAAESLFRLTGQPEELIAAETTYMRWLMLGGLGLVVESALSGFFSGTERTSVIMWVSVASGLLNVALDVVLIFGWAGFPAWGIAGAAVGSVIAFWFKVVCYAWLLSRPALERRYGMRRGLVIDFPMLRNFLFYSLPSGLMYLTEAGAFTIIILKIGQLGDVPLRATTMAINFNMIAFIPLVGIAIAASVLVGRHLLQNGPAFAVRTSLASLLIALVYSAFWAVAYLVVGDWMLSLYALGTPDDNSRQAIVLAGGLLGFVASYVLVDAVQLIFSAALKGAGDTWFVLAAGAATSAVSIAAGVAFDPGQSSLTWWWWVITIWIWALAITMTTRFLGGRWKSMRMV, translated from the coding sequence ATGTCGGAAATCTCTGGCGGGCGTCATGACCTGTCACAGCCACCGGAGACCGCTCCAGCCCTGCCAGTCCCGACCAATCTGGCAGAAGCGGCCGCCGAAGTGCTGCGCGTGGCGATCCCGTTGATGGTCAGTGCCGGCATGATGTCGATCGTGTTGTTCGTCGATCGGACGCTGTTGATGTTTTATGACGGCATGTCGATGAGTGCGTCGATGGCCGGCGGCAATCTGTTCTGGGTGGTGGTCTGTGTGCCGATCGGAGCCGCCGCGATGACCGGCGCGGTGATCGGCCAGCTGATCGGCAACGGGGAACCCGACAAGGTCGGGCGTCTCCTCTGGCAATCGATTTGGTTGGCCCTGATGACGGTTCCGTTCTTCATCGCCGCCTTCCTGGCCGCCGAATCGCTGTTCCGTTTGACGGGGCAACCGGAGGAATTGATTGCCGCCGAAACGACCTACATGCGTTGGTTGATGCTGGGCGGGTTGGGGCTGGTCGTCGAGTCGGCGCTGAGCGGTTTCTTCAGCGGCACCGAGCGGACGTCGGTGATCATGTGGGTCTCGGTCGCCAGCGGGCTGCTCAATGTGGCCTTGGATGTGGTGTTGATTTTTGGCTGGGCGGGGTTTCCGGCTTGGGGCATCGCGGGGGCGGCCGTCGGCAGCGTGATCGCGTTCTGGTTCAAAGTCGTTTGCTACGCCTGGCTGCTCAGCCGGCCGGCCTTGGAGCGTCGTTATGGGATGCGTCGCGGGTTGGTGATTGATTTTCCGATGTTGCGCAATTTCCTGTTCTACAGTCTGCCCAGCGGGTTGATGTACCTGACCGAAGCCGGCGCGTTCACAATCATCATTTTGAAAATCGGCCAGCTCGGCGACGTGCCACTTCGCGCGACGACGATGGCGATCAATTTCAATATGATCGCATTCATCCCGCTGGTCGGCATCGCGATCGCCGCGTCGGTGCTGGTCGGGCGGCATCTGCTTCAAAACGGTCCCGCCTTTGCCGTCCGCACGTCACTGGCGTCGCTGCTGATCGCGCTGGTCTATTCGGCGTTTTGGGCGGTCGCGTATCTGGTGGTCGGCGACTGGATGCTGTCACTGTACGCTTTGGGGACGCCGGACGACAATTCCCGCCAGGCGATCGTGCTGGCCGGCGGATTGCTGGGGTTTGTCGCCTCGTATGTCCTGGTCGACGCGGTTCAATTGATTTTCAGTGCGGCGCTCAAGGGTGCCGGAGACACTTGGTTTGTGCTCGCCGCCGGTGCGGCGACGAGCGCGGTTTCGATCGCCGCCGGAGTCGCGTTTGATCCCGGCCAGTCATCGCTGACGTGGTGGTGGTGGGTGATCACGATTTGGATTTGGGCGTTGGCAATCACCATGACCACACGATTCCTAGGAGGCCGCTGGAAATCCATGCGGATGGTTTGA
- a CDS encoding 2-phosphosulfolactate phosphatase yields MNQSISVSLTPSELSPECDLHQACSVIIDVLRATSVMATAGQSGVGRMTTCENVHAAAQLADQTPIRPLLCGERHCKPIDGFDLGNSPAEYTPERVADRDLVLTTTNGTRAIHAAMRSRRLLAASFLNLNATVAAVRSEPHLQIVCAGTNGQISFEDVLLAGAIIDRLDPPALQDSAPSGHLDDSARIAWSAWRQADVNTRPLGQSLAQSLGGRNLIEAGYEADLQRCAQVSTIDGTIERVDPGEAVFEFRRRG; encoded by the coding sequence ATGAATCAATCGATCTCTGTCTCGTTGACTCCGTCGGAGCTGTCGCCGGAGTGCGATTTGCACCAGGCGTGTTCGGTCATCATCGATGTCTTGCGGGCGACTAGCGTGATGGCGACCGCCGGCCAGTCGGGCGTCGGCCGAATGACCACCTGCGAAAACGTTCACGCGGCCGCTCAGCTGGCCGATCAGACGCCGATTCGTCCGCTGCTGTGCGGCGAACGGCATTGCAAACCGATCGACGGATTTGATCTGGGCAACTCGCCGGCCGAGTACACGCCCGAGCGGGTGGCGGACCGCGACCTCGTGTTGACGACCACCAACGGCACCCGCGCGATTCATGCGGCCATGCGGTCGCGTCGTTTGTTGGCCGCTTCGTTCTTGAACCTGAACGCGACCGTTGCCGCCGTCCGTTCCGAACCGCACCTGCAAATCGTCTGCGCGGGGACCAACGGTCAGATCAGTTTCGAAGACGTCCTGTTGGCCGGTGCGATCATTGACCGATTGGATCCGCCCGCGTTGCAGGATTCCGCGCCGTCCGGTCACCTCGATGACTCGGCGCGGATCGCCTGGAGTGCTTGGCGACAGGCAGATGTGAACACGAGACCGCTAGGACAATCGCTCGCACAGTCGTTGGGTGGACGCAACTTGATCGAGGCCGGGTACGAGGCGGATCTTCAGCGCTGCGCCCAAGTCAGCACGATCGACGGGACCATCGAGCGGGTCGATCCGGGCGAAGCCGTGTTTGAGTTCCGCCGCAGGGGATAG
- a CDS encoding MBL fold metallo-hydrolase — protein MIQRTPLFPGILELNFQAREVLGCNVYLIYDEDEWALVDIGYEETVDDFVEIIRKLDFPLSRCKTLIATHADVDHIQGLAKLKSLLKTSVTAHPNAVRPLAEGDTLWTLAEIEAQNLKLDMPKVDVEHQVNDGDVIKIGNLEVEVWHTPGHTNSQLAFRIGDVLLSGDNIYRDGCIGAIDAHHGSDIKAFLQSLRRIRDSDVKWLAPSHGPIFANDKDFMNKTIDRVSGYLKMADFGTLAESWPLMDQWDEEVAAGKLPEGLG, from the coding sequence ATGATCCAGCGCACCCCCCTGTTCCCCGGCATTCTCGAGTTAAACTTTCAAGCCCGTGAAGTGCTCGGTTGCAATGTCTATCTGATCTACGACGAAGACGAATGGGCACTCGTTGACATCGGCTACGAAGAAACCGTCGACGATTTCGTCGAGATCATTCGCAAGCTCGATTTCCCCCTGTCCCGTTGCAAAACCCTGATCGCGACGCACGCCGACGTCGATCACATCCAGGGGCTGGCCAAACTCAAGTCGCTGCTCAAAACCAGCGTGACGGCCCATCCCAACGCCGTCCGTCCGTTGGCCGAAGGCGACACGCTGTGGACGCTCGCCGAAATCGAAGCCCAAAACCTGAAACTGGACATGCCCAAGGTCGACGTCGAACACCAGGTGAACGACGGCGACGTGATCAAAATCGGCAACCTGGAGGTCGAAGTCTGGCACACGCCGGGCCACACCAACAGCCAACTCGCCTTCCGCATCGGCGACGTGCTGCTGAGCGGCGACAACATTTATCGCGACGGATGCATCGGCGCCATCGACGCGCACCACGGCAGCGACATCAAGGCGTTCCTGCAATCGCTGCGACGCATCCGCGACAGCGACGTGAAGTGGTTGGCACCGAGCCACGGCCCGATCTTTGCCAACGACAAGGACTTCATGAACAAGACCATCGATCGCGTCAGCGGTTATTTGAAGATGGCCGATTTTGGAACCCTGGCCGAATCCTGGCCGCTGATGGACCAGTGGGACGAAGAAGTCGCCGCGGGCAAATTGCCCGAAGGGCTAGGCTAG
- a CDS encoding NAD-dependent epimerase/dehydratase family protein, with translation MNDNTDVLVVGAGYLGQTVAQLSGASGAKVYATTRSKNRFATLADNGFQPIRFDWTDQATYRNLPLRQLSAAARVLVAVSYDRNSRLGRDESQVGGLRNLLGVLPTDVRLCYISTTGVYHQTDGRWVDETSPTHPNRLGGRVHLRAEGLLHALRPASPWTVLRLAGIYGPGRVPRAADVVAGRPIASPESGYLNLIHVRDAARAVLAAWQTMADPPHNVSVGMQSRLYVVGDNAPVIRGDFYREIARQCGAPPPRFVAPAADAPVRMRSDSNKRVWNRKLRRELLPGLEFPDYRCGLADVLQAPIE, from the coding sequence ATGAACGACAATACAGATGTTTTAGTGGTCGGTGCAGGCTACTTAGGGCAAACCGTGGCCCAGCTGTCCGGGGCGTCCGGCGCGAAAGTTTACGCGACGACGCGCTCCAAGAACCGCTTCGCAACCTTGGCCGACAACGGATTTCAGCCGATCCGTTTCGATTGGACCGATCAGGCAACCTATAGAAATCTCCCTTTGCGGCAATTGTCCGCCGCCGCTCGGGTGCTGGTCGCGGTCAGCTACGACCGCAACAGCCGGCTGGGACGCGACGAGTCACAGGTCGGGGGGCTGAGAAACCTGCTCGGTGTTTTGCCGACCGACGTCAGACTTTGTTACATCAGCACGACCGGCGTCTATCACCAAACCGATGGCCGCTGGGTGGACGAAACCTCGCCGACGCACCCCAATCGACTCGGCGGACGCGTCCATCTGCGGGCCGAAGGCTTGCTGCACGCCCTCCGCCCGGCGTCACCGTGGACCGTGTTGCGGTTGGCGGGAATCTACGGCCCCGGCCGAGTGCCCCGCGCCGCCGATGTCGTCGCCGGTCGCCCGATCGCGTCGCCCGAATCGGGATATTTGAATTTGATACACGTCCGAGACGCGGCCCGAGCGGTGCTGGCGGCCTGGCAAACCATGGCCGATCCGCCGCACAACGTTTCCGTCGGGATGCAATCGCGGTTGTATGTCGTCGGCGACAACGCGCCGGTCATCCGAGGCGATTTTTATCGCGAAATCGCCCGACAATGCGGCGCCCCGCCGCCTCGCTTTGTGGCCCCCGCGGCCGACGCGCCGGTCCGGATGCGGAGTGACAGCAACAAACGCGTATGGAATCGAAAGCTACGGCGCGAGCTGTTACCGGGGTTGGAGTTCCCAGACTACCGCTGCGGGCTGGCGGATGTCTTACAGGCCCCCATAGAATGA